Proteins encoded within one genomic window of Carboxydocella sporoproducens DSM 16521:
- a CDS encoding DedA family protein has product MWQTFTNWVMEEVARYGYLAVFIGMVLESACIPIPSEIIMPFGGLLAARGQLNFWWVGLLGALANVVGSWLAYLAGRFGGRAFIEKYGKYLLISRHHLQLADRWFEEKGEITVFVTRLLPGIRTFISLPAGIARMDFLRFTLYSLLGVLPWSYFLAYLGYLLGENWDKLTAYLHTANYFLLGTALLVIALLYLWQKKQRRR; this is encoded by the coding sequence GTGTGGCAAACGTTTACTAACTGGGTTATGGAGGAAGTGGCCCGTTATGGCTATCTGGCAGTATTCATTGGAATGGTGCTGGAGAGTGCCTGTATACCCATACCCAGTGAGATTATCATGCCCTTTGGGGGCTTACTGGCGGCCCGGGGACAACTCAACTTCTGGTGGGTAGGGCTACTGGGGGCACTGGCCAATGTGGTTGGCTCCTGGCTGGCCTATCTGGCAGGACGTTTTGGGGGCCGTGCGTTTATCGAGAAATACGGCAAATATCTGCTGATTTCCCGCCATCATTTGCAACTGGCTGATCGCTGGTTTGAGGAAAAGGGAGAAATAACGGTGTTTGTTACCCGTTTATTGCCTGGTATTCGGACTTTTATTTCATTGCCGGCAGGGATAGCCAGGATGGATTTTCTGCGCTTTACTCTTTATTCTCTGCTAGGAGTTTTGCCCTGGTCCTATTTTTTAGCTTATCTGGGCTATCTGCTGGGAGAAAACTGGGATAAGCTGACAGCTTATCTTCATACCGCCAATTATTTCCTTTTAGGTACAGCCCTGCTGGTAATAGCGCTCTTGTATTTATGGCAGAAAAAACAACGGCGGAGGTAG
- a CDS encoding HAD family hydrolase, with protein sequence MKLVLFDLDGTLTESHPGIINSVQYALAKLGIEEKEPERLVAFVGPPLRQSFQKFYGLSEAEVDQAVTFYREYFRERGMYENRVYAGVPELLAGLTRSGRRLAVATSKPTLFAEKILAHFQLDQYFAAIVGSHLDGSRVNKGEVIRDALGLFAVERDQVLMVGDREHDVIGARENGIKVIAVTYGYGSVAELTAARPDFLAASVTELRQLLL encoded by the coding sequence GTGAAGTTAGTTTTGTTTGATCTGGATGGGACTTTGACGGAATCCCATCCGGGAATCATTAACTCAGTTCAATATGCTTTAGCCAAACTGGGGATAGAAGAAAAAGAGCCGGAGCGGCTGGTAGCCTTTGTAGGGCCGCCTTTGCGACAATCTTTTCAGAAATTCTACGGCTTAAGTGAAGCGGAAGTAGACCAGGCGGTGACGTTTTACAGGGAATATTTCCGGGAACGGGGTATGTATGAAAACCGGGTTTATGCCGGTGTGCCGGAATTACTGGCCGGGTTAACCAGGAGTGGCCGTCGCCTGGCAGTAGCCACTTCCAAGCCTACCCTTTTTGCAGAAAAAATACTGGCTCATTTTCAGCTAGACCAGTATTTTGCTGCGATTGTAGGCAGTCATCTGGATGGCAGCCGGGTCAATAAGGGTGAAGTGATTCGTGACGCGCTGGGACTGTTTGCAGTTGAACGGGACCAGGTGTTGATGGTGGGGGATCGGGAGCATGATGTGATTGGGGCCCGGGAAAATGGTATTAAAGTCATTGCAGTTACATACGGTTATGGTAGTGTGGCAGAGCTGACAGCGGCTAGGCCTGACTTTCTGGCTGCTTCGGTGACGGAGTTACGCCAGTTGCTGCTGTGA